In a single window of the Papaver somniferum cultivar HN1 chromosome 8, ASM357369v1, whole genome shotgun sequence genome:
- the LOC113306780 gene encoding protein-tyrosine-phosphatase PTP1-like, whose translation MAATSAGKSSISSPPPPTQSFNFSSDPPPKLVLSKDQLFYSSDAIKTLKEKTRSPDKIEQEFDRLQANRFKKVAVTQSCREALQNVNLSKNRYTDVIPFDENRVVLKSSKVTRSSGRDYINASFVEVGSSESISQFIATQGPLPQTCEDFWEMVIQYHCPVIVMLTRLVDNYKTVKCGDYFNSEDRPREFGNIQVTTKWTRKTETSLVLRCLEVKYKQSEEPVHTVLHIQYPGWPDHGVPDDTLAVREIVKRIYHIPPGLGPVVVHCSAGIGRTGAFCTILNTIQRILDGNMTAVNLGDTVSIFRSQRIGMVQTMEQYFFCYNAIIDELEDLTSDSNP comes from the exons ATGGCTGCCACTTCTGCTGGAAAATCATCcatttcttctcctccacctcctACACAATCCTTCAATTTCTCTTCTGATCCTCCTCCTAAACTTGTTCTCTCTAAAGATCAGTTATTCTACTCCTCTGATGCCATCAAAACTTTGAAGGAGAAGACTCGATCTCCCGATAAGATTGAACAGGAATTTGATCGATTACAG GCCAACAGATTTAAGAAAGTTGCTGTGACACAAAGCTGCAGAGAAGCTCTTCAGAATGTCAATCTATCCAAAAACCGTTACACAGATGTCATCCCAT TTGATGAAAACAGGGTTGTGCTCAAgtcatccaaggttaccagatcaTCAGGAAGGGATTATATTAATGCAAGCTTTGTCGAG GTTGGTTCCAGTGAATCCATTTCACAGTTTATAGCCACACAAGGTCCGCTACCACAGACTTGTGAAGACTTCTGGGAGATGGTAATCCAGTATCACTGCCCAGTGATTGTAATGCTTACTCGGTTGGTCGATAATTACAAG ACTGTCAAATGTGGAGATTATTTTAATTCGGAAGATAGGCCAAGAGAATTTGGTAATATTCAAGTCACCACGAAATGGACAAGAAAAACTGAAACTTCATTAGTATTACGTTGTTTGGAGGTGAAGTATAAACAG TCAGAAGAGCCTGTCCACACTGTCCTCCACATTCAATATCCTGGATGGCCTGATCATGGAGTACCCGACGACACACTTGCAGTACGTGAAATTGTGAAAAGGATATATCACATACCCCCTGGTCTCGGCCCCGTAGTTGTACACTGCAG TGCAGGTATTGGGAGAACGGGTGCGTTTTGTACAATTCTCAATACGATCCAAAGAATCCTTGATGGAAATATGACTGCTGTAAATCTTGGTGATACTGTCAGCATCTTTAGATCTCAGCGTATTGGAATGGTGCAAACAATG GAACAGTACTTTTTTTGCTATAATGCCATAATTGATGAGTTGGAGGATCTTACATCAGACTCCAATCCATAG